One Panicum virgatum strain AP13 chromosome 9K, P.virgatum_v5, whole genome shotgun sequence genomic region harbors:
- the LOC120651183 gene encoding cold-regulated protein 27-like isoform X1, with product MGDVSLNPQPLINDEPLTLPATAAKDNQVRDLMSSGWTNERHSSYISFMEASFVDQLYGHQNHGHDVNKRHLGDNGFKVIQEGVCKNIKFERNHPHHDARINCLPENPLVRRFRPRSTGSSRRDDCFEAMAEDYGSGTDTVREKVRMHGREVRTCARQNLIGKSKEVSDQNFPDEEVEASNEPSKKQRPTSSSSKSNDQGT from the exons ATGGGGGATGTGTCGTTGAACCCCCAGCCATTGATCAACGACGAGCCACTGACCCTGCCCGCTACTGCTGCCAAG GACAACCAAGTTCGAGACTTGATGTCATCCGGATGGACAAACGAGCGGCACAGTTCCTACATAAGCTTCATGGAGGCATCCTTCGTGGACCAACTATATGGACATCAGAACCATGGGCATGATGTGAATAAGAGACATCTGGGTGACAATGGGTTCAAGGTGATCCAAGAGGGTGTATGTAAGAATATCAAGTTTGAGAGGAACCACCCTCACCATGATGCCAGAATAAACTGCCTGCCTGAGAATCCATTGGTCAGGCGTTTCAGGCCACGCAGTACTGGTTCAAGTCGCCGTGATGATTGTTTCGAAGCTATGGCGGAGGATTACGGGTCAGGTACAGATACGGTCCGAGAGAAGGTCCGGATGCATGGAAGAGAAGTGAGGACTTGTGCCAGACAAAATCTTATTGGTAAAAGCAAAG AAGTATCTGATCAAAATTTTCCTGATGAGGAGGTTGAAGCCAGTAATGAACCATCCAAGAAACAGAGGCCTACATCATCCAGTTCTAAATCAAATGATCAGGGAACGTAA
- the LOC120651183 gene encoding cold-regulated protein 27-like isoform X2 — MGDVSLNPQPLINDEPLTLPATAAKDNQVRDLMSSGWTNERHSSYISFMEASFVDQLYGHQNHGHDVNKRHLGDNGFKVIQEGVCKNIKFERNHPHHDARINCLPENPLVRRFRPRSTGSSRRDDCFEAMAEDYGSGTDTVREKVRMHGREVRTCARQNLIEVSDQNFPDEEVEASNEPSKKQRPTSSSSKSNDQGT; from the exons ATGGGGGATGTGTCGTTGAACCCCCAGCCATTGATCAACGACGAGCCACTGACCCTGCCCGCTACTGCTGCCAAG GACAACCAAGTTCGAGACTTGATGTCATCCGGATGGACAAACGAGCGGCACAGTTCCTACATAAGCTTCATGGAGGCATCCTTCGTGGACCAACTATATGGACATCAGAACCATGGGCATGATGTGAATAAGAGACATCTGGGTGACAATGGGTTCAAGGTGATCCAAGAGGGTGTATGTAAGAATATCAAGTTTGAGAGGAACCACCCTCACCATGATGCCAGAATAAACTGCCTGCCTGAGAATCCATTGGTCAGGCGTTTCAGGCCACGCAGTACTGGTTCAAGTCGCCGTGATGATTGTTTCGAAGCTATGGCGGAGGATTACGGGTCAGGTACAGATACGGTCCGAGAGAAGGTCCGGATGCATGGAAGAGAAGTGAGGACTTGTGCCAGACAAAATCTTATTG AAGTATCTGATCAAAATTTTCCTGATGAGGAGGTTGAAGCCAGTAATGAACCATCCAAGAAACAGAGGCCTACATCATCCAGTTCTAAATCAAATGATCAGGGAACGTAA